TTTTTATCCACCGTTATGAGCCTTTGGTACATAATGGTTTCATTCAACCCTCTATCACTCCCGTGTTTTACCTCTGCATCTTGTGGCAGTGATATATTATGGCATTTTTGACTGAAAGAAGTCAGAGAGAAAATGTGGAAAATATCCTCCGTGTTTTCATTTTGGAGGCTTCTTATCTATAATAGATGTGGTTGCAACAGGAGGACCATAAAATAAAAATCATACCGGAGGGTTCTATGGTATCGGAGAGAGCAAAGAGGGTCAAACCCTCACCAACACTTGCTATGGATACAAAGGCAAAGGAGATGAAGTCACAGGGTATCGATGTGATAAGTTTCGGCGTCGGAGAGCCGGACTTTGATACACCTGATAATATAAAAGAGGCTGCCATCAAGGCGATAAGGGATGGTCATACAAAGTACACCCCTGTTGGAGGAATCCCCCAGCTTAAGGATGCAATAGCAGAAAAGCTCCTCAAGGATAACGCTCTTTCCTATAAAAAAGAGGAGATTATAGTCTCATGTGGAGCAAAACACAGCCTCTATAATATAGCCCAGGCCATACTGAGTCCGGGAGATGAGGTTGTCATACCGTCCCCATACTGGGTCTCTTACCCGGCACAGGTACTCCTGAATGACGCAACCCCTGTTTTTGTCAGGACCCGGGAGGAAGATGGTTTTATGGTTAATCCCGATGAACTGAAGGAGTATATTACCGAGAGGACAAAGGCCATCATACTGAACTATCCGTCTAATCCCACCGGCCTTGGTTATGACCGTTCAACCCTTGAGGCAATTGCAGATATTGCTGTGAAGAACAATATCTGCATCA
The Nitrospirota bacterium genome window above contains:
- a CDS encoding pyridoxal phosphate-dependent aminotransferase: MVSERAKRVKPSPTLAMDTKAKEMKSQGIDVISFGVGEPDFDTPDNIKEAAIKAIRDGHTKYTPVGGIPQLKDAIAEKLLKDNALSYKKEEIIVSCGAKHSLYNIAQAILSPGDEVVIPSPYWVSYPAQVLLNDATPVFVRTREEDGFMVNPDELKEYITERTKAIILNYPSNPTGLGYDRSTLEAIADIAVKNNICIISDEIYEKLLYDGAEHISIASLSEEVKACTILVNGLSKSHAMTGWRIGYTAGPEDIIKAMTKIQSQSTSNPASIAQWAAVEALNGPQDFIRTMVKEFDIRRRFLVEALNNIEGIQCGLPTGAFYVFPNVSGVLGKGYEGRVIEDSSALALYFLEEAGVALVPGSAFGAEGYIRISYATSMENIRKAVERIGEAIEKLS